One window of the Triticum dicoccoides isolate Atlit2015 ecotype Zavitan chromosome 3B, WEW_v2.0, whole genome shotgun sequence genome contains the following:
- the LOC119277495 gene encoding DNA-3-methyladenine glycosylase-like, producing the protein MLSTTAHHSSRQTHAFEKSPSRSRHGSARKNGSIDRKLQLQAMSHASKYLQRMLVCPPGLGGGVRRSGSGLSLSSLSLSQNSSDSSLSSSNSSSWEPKVPLIYGGTFSPWGDVLMSLEKRRGDDCHDDDKVSGRDAEEEEDFECSEPGGLHRCSWITKNSDEAYVQFHDESWGVPVYSDDRLFELLTLSGMLIDHNWTEILKRRDMYMEAFAGFDPNVVAKMNEDDIAVISANKELKLAECRVRCIVENAKCIRKVAKEFGSFSGYIWGHMNHRPMVGKYKHHKYIPLRTPKSEGMSKDLIRRGFRLVGPVIVYSFMQASGMVIDHLVGCFRFSECVHLAERSWGITNVAT; encoded by the exons ATGCTGAGCACCACGGCACACCACAGCAGCAGGCAGACGCATGCTTTCGAGAAGAGCCCAAGCCGCAGCCGCCACGGCTCGGCCAGGAAGAACGGCAGCATAGACAGGAAGCTGCAGCTGCAAGCGATGAGCCACGCGAGCAAGTACCTGCAGAGGATGCTTGTATGCCCgccggggctgggcggcggcgtccggcggagCGGCTCCGGCCTCTCCCTGTCGTCGCTGTCGCTGTCGCAGAACTCGAGCGACTCGTCGCTGAGCAGCTCCAACTCCAGCAGCTGGGAGCCCAAGGTGCCGCTGATCTACGGCGGCACTTTCAGCCCGTGGGGTGACGTGCTCATGTCCCTGGAGAAGAGGAGGGGAGACGACTGCCACGACGACGACAAGGTGAGCGGCCGtgatgcggaggaggaggaggattttGAGTGTAGTGAGCCCGGGGGCTTGCACAGATGCAGCTGGATCACCAAGAACAGTG ATGAGGCGTATGTCCAGTTCCACGACGAATCCTGGGGTGTTCCCGTTTACAGCGACGA CCGCCTGTTCGAGCTGCTCACCTTGTCAGGGATGCTCATAGACCACAACTGGACAGAGATACTCAAGAGGAGGGACATGTACAT GGAAGCATTTGCGGGCTTCGATCCCAATGTGGTGGCGAAGATGAACGAGGATGACATCGCTGTGATCAGCGCCAATAAGGAGCTCAAGCTAGCGGAGTGCAGGGTGCGGTGCATCGTGGAGAACGCTAAGTGCATAAGAAAG GTGGCGAAGGAGTTTGGGTCTTTCAGTGGATACATCTGGGGGCACATGAACCACCGGCCTATGGTGGGTAAATACAAGCACCACAAATACATCCCGCTCCGAACACCCAAATCGGAGGGGATGAGCAAGGACCTAATCCGACGGGGTTTTCGGCTTGTTGGTCCTGTCATTGTCTACTCCTTCATGCAAGCCTCTGGCATGGTCATCGATCACCTCGTCGGTTGCTTTCGGTTCTCTGAGTGTGTCCACCTTGCTGAGCGGTCTTGGGGTATCACAAATGTCGCCACGTAG